The following is a genomic window from Acidobacteriota bacterium.
TCGTTTCTGTTCATTAACAAGATGAAGTTAGCGCAAAGCAACTTCTCACGCTACTTTTAATTTTAAACAATAGACTCAATTGTTTTCGACATAGGGGCGCGATTGCACGATATACAATTGCCCTTTGGAATAGACCCATTCGATGTCCTGGTCGCGCCCGCCGAAAACGCGTTTGATTTGTAAAGCCACACGCGCCAGACGGCGAATCATTTCATCGGTGAGCACCGCGCGGTTCTCTTCAATCTTTAATTCTTTCACGCCGCCCTGTTCATCGAATTTGAGCATCGTATCTTCATCGGAACGTGTCAGCACTTTTGTAGAATTTGAAACCGGCGTATAAAGCACCTGCTCGGCAACCCGCTTGCCCTCGACGACTTTGATGCCAAGCCCGCGTTTGGCATTCACATAAACCGCGCCTTCGTTCTGTTTGTTAAACGGGTCTGTGGTAATCGCTACGCCTGCGCTTTCGGCATCAATGCCGATTTGCACAAGCACAGCAGGGTACACGCCCCAATGATTCATGCCGTAACTTTCACGCGCTTCATAAGCTTCATAATTCCACACCGACGCCCAGACGGTTTTCACCGCTTCATACAATTGTTCATAAGTGCGCACGTTCGGAACCGTTGTATACAGCCCCGCGCCACTGAAATTCGGCAAGTCTTCGGCATTTGTCGAACTGCGAACGAAGAGTCCGGTTTTGAATAACCCTAAATCGAACGCTTTGCCTTCGAGCATCTTTTTCAAACCGACTTCAAGTTTCCCCTGTTGAATCCAGGAGCGAATTTCCGCGAGTCGTTTTTTGCGATAGACGGGGTCGTGAACGAAACGGTCTTCTTCAACCGCGTCCTGAATTTTGTCTTCGAGTTGATTCAACACCAGATGGGTTTTGTAATGGCTGAAAGGAATCGCAACCCCCGCAGGCACCACGATACCCGGATTGCGGGCGTTGATGAGTTCGCCGAGATTTGCGGATTTTGCGCCGAAGCGTTTCACATCCGCAGCGCGTTGTTCGCGCAGGTCTGTGAGTTTTTGATAGGTCAAATCGGCGCGCGGCGTGATTAAATCGGCGCGTTTGATGAATTCGCGGTTGCGGGCTTCGACTTCGCGAATGTCTGCGGGTGTGAGTTTGTATTCATTCTCGCCGACTTCGAGGCGCACATATTTGCCTTCGAGTTGCTTGAAGAGTTTATCGGCGTTGGCGATGCGCGCATTCGGAATGCCCCAGGATTTCGCCAGCAGATTGGCATGTGAAAGCGGCGAAGCCGCTTCCGTCAGAATAATGCCCGAAAGCGGCGTGAGTTGAATCGGCGATTCTTTGAAGATGACGATTTGATTGCGGTCAATCACCGTGTCGGGTGTCAGGCGTTCGAGGATGCGCAGTTGCCCGATGCCCGAACCGAGATTGAATGGTTGATAGGTCTGGCTAGTTGCGAGGTCACTTGTGGTAATCGTCGCAACAGGCATTGCAGCGGCGTTTAGCTCGCGAGCGATTTCCTCTTGCGCAAGTGAATTGGGTTTGAAATAGATTTCCGTATAAAAATTTTTCTTCAATGCCTCGGCGCATTCATTGAGTAATTCCTTGGTGAGTTTATCGCCTTCCCAGAATTCAAAAGTGAATTTATCAACGCCGGTTTGATAAGCGATTGTGCCTAAGAAAAACCGGCGGTCGCTTTTGATGTAGTTGTTTTCGTAAAAAACTTTGCCGCGTTCAAGCGATAGATATTCGGCATTCACGAAAGTCTGATGAAAAGCATAGAGTTTGGAATTGACGAAATAGACTCGGTTTTTGGCGCGACGGTCAATGACAAACATCAAATGCGGCAAGGCATAAAAGCGTCCGCGATAGTAAGTGCGCGACAATTTATCGAACTCCGCTCGCGTGTTGAGGCGCTCCAGCCAACGCGGTTGACCGTGAGTTTTTTGCGTCTGCGCAAATGACGTTTGTGCTATCAGCAAAATTGCCACTATTGTCGCGCCAATGAAGCGTTGAGATTTTTTCACGGCAATCCTCGTTAATCAAAAACCATTTTAAGGTTTCAACGGAAGTGACCCAATCTACTCCGCGAATCGATATTCTCAGGGAAATTCACTTTGAAATCGTGACCGATGATTTTCGTTCATCCACAACCTGTCTACCATCCGTCGCTATTTGTAATTCACATAAACCATCTTGGTTTCGGTGTAGAAATTTAAAACTTCGTCACCAACTTCGCGCCCGCCGTAACCTGAATCTTTGATGCCGCCAAATGGCGCGTGCGAATAACCGCCAACGCCCGGTCGATTGACATGAATGATGCCGACATCGGCGCGTTCGGCAAATTTGAACACCCGCCCGACATCGCGTGTAAAGATAGTCGAAGTCAATCCGTAACGCACCGCGTTTGCGGTTTGAATCGCGTCTTCCAAATCTTTAATGCGAATGACGGCAACCACAGGTCCGAAAATTTCTTCCTGAGTGATTTTCATGCCTTGGCTTGCTTCGATTATGGTCGGCGCAAAAAAGTACCCTTTATCCAGACCGTTTTCGGTTAAGGGTTTGCCGCCGGCGCAGAATTTCGCGCCTTCATTGCGACCGACATCAATGAAATGGTTGACCCCCTGCACTGCCCGCGCATCCACGAGCGGTCCCATCTCAACCCCTGGGTCTACGCCTGCACCAATTTTCAAGGTGTTGGCGCGGTCAATGAGTTGGCTCATAAATTCATCGTAAATTTTTTCGTGAATCAAGGCGCGCGAGGTCGCTGTGCAACGTTGACCGGTTGAACCAAACCCCGCAGCGATGACCCCGCCAACCGCTTTATCAATCTCGGCATCGTCTAAAACGATTTGCGGATTTTTACCGCCGAGTTCGAGTTGTAATTTGAGCAAGCGTTCGGAAGCCGATTTGGCGATTATCTTTCCGACTTTCGTTGAGCCGGTAAATGACACGCCGCGCACCTTTTCATTGGCAATCAATTCCGCGCCGGGTTCGCTGTCGCCGTGAATCAGATTGACGACGCCTTTCGGGATGCCGACGGCTTCGAGTCCACGCACGATTGCTGCCGCGCACATCGGCGTAAGCGGCGAGGGTTTCAACACGCAGGTATTCCCGGCAATCAAAGCGGGCGCAAGTTTCCACATCGGAATGGCAATCGGGAAATTCCAGGGGCTGATGAGTCCGACGACGCCAAGCGGCTGTGGCATCGAATAAGCGAATACCTCGCGCTCTTCGGCTTGATAAACATCGCCATTCATTCTGCGCCCCAAGCCCGCAGTAAATTCCAGAATGTCGAGCGAGCGTTGGACTTCGCCTTTCGACTCGGCAAGGATTTTGCCTTCTTCGCGGGTAAGCAGATAGGCGAATTCATCTTTATGTTTATCCATCCACGCGAGCCAATCGAAAAGCAGGCGTCCGCGTTTTGCCCCGCCTAAATTACGCCAATCCGCAAAGGCAGCCGCCGCCGCTTCAATGGCGCGGCGCGTATCAACGGCAGTTGAATCGGGGGCGCGCCCGATTAAAATGGTGTTCTCGGCAGGGTCGAACCGCTCAATCCATTTGTCGCTTTCCGACGCTTCCCATTGACCATTGACGAAATTTAAAACCGTTTGACCGAGTTCAGGCAGTGAGTTCATTTTCCTTAGTCTCCTTGATTGATAAGTGCAGAAACCTATTTTAACCGCGAGCCTGCAAAACGCGCCAAGCACAGACGCGCAAAACCGTTAACCGATAATTGTTTCGCTAAAAAAGTTGCCGAAAAAAAGAGACGACTAAATTTGCATTCAAATTACATTTCGCCTAAGATGGAGCCGTTTTATTTTTGTTCAGGTTGTTTCCACATAGCAATTACAACGTATCATTTCATAAATCCGAGCAACATCAAAAGTTGCTTTTCATTACAAGGGGCGAGAATATGCGCCAATATTCCAAGATAGTGGTTCAGAACCAGTAGTGAAAATTTTAGTCCGGTAAAGCTTAGACTCAACCTTTCGCATCACCAAAGGCTGGGTATTCCAAAGTGTTTCACCTAATTTCAACCTTCGTTCCCTGCTTGTCAGTTACCGATTATGGCTGACAAAAGGAAGAAGCTTTAAGGCTTAAAAATTCAAGGAGGACTGTTATGAAATCGAGAACGCGAGACTTCATCCCATTGATCGCTTTAACACTTGTGGCATTACTGACCCTTCCGAATTTCTATTATTCGCGTCAAAGTGCAGTTAAAGCCAACGCTCAAGATACCAGTAAATCCGATATCCCACCCAAAACTAAACAAAAAAGACCAACTGCTCCCAGCGGTGTTACCGTAGCGCCTGCAAATGACAACTGCGCCGGCGCAATTAACGTCACCACCAGCCCGTTTACCGATACTCAGGATACGGCTATGGCAACCGATGAAATGGGTGAACCACAAAGCACCTGCACCTTACAGGCAAATAGCGTCTGGTATACCATAAGCGGCGGCACCGGCAAGGGGCGGACGGTATCGGTGAGCACTTGTACCAGCGGTTTTGATACTGCCATTATGGTTTGGCAGGTTAATGGCGCAGCCTGCGACTTTGCCAATTTCGCTGCCGTTGCCTGTAA
Proteins encoded in this region:
- a CDS encoding PEP/pyruvate-binding domain-containing protein codes for the protein MKKSQRFIGATIVAILLIAQTSFAQTQKTHGQPRWLERLNTRAEFDKLSRTYYRGRFYALPHLMFVIDRRAKNRVYFVNSKLYAFHQTFVNAEYLSLERGKVFYENNYIKSDRRFFLGTIAYQTGVDKFTFEFWEGDKLTKELLNECAEALKKNFYTEIYFKPNSLAQEEIARELNAAAMPVATITTSDLATSQTYQPFNLGSGIGQLRILERLTPDTVIDRNQIVIFKESPIQLTPLSGIILTEAASPLSHANLLAKSWGIPNARIANADKLFKQLEGKYVRLEVGENEYKLTPADIREVEARNREFIKRADLITPRADLTYQKLTDLREQRAADVKRFGAKSANLGELINARNPGIVVPAGVAIPFSHYKTHLVLNQLEDKIQDAVEEDRFVHDPVYRKKRLAEIRSWIQQGKLEVGLKKMLEGKAFDLGLFKTGLFVRSSTNAEDLPNFSGAGLYTTVPNVRTYEQLYEAVKTVWASVWNYEAYEARESYGMNHWGVYPAVLVQIGIDAESAGVAITTDPFNKQNEGAVYVNAKRGLGIKVVEGKRVAEQVLYTPVSNSTKVLTRSDEDTMLKFDEQGGVKELKIEENRAVLTDEMIRRLARVALQIKRVFGGRDQDIEWVYSKGQLYIVQSRPYVENN
- a CDS encoding aldehyde dehydrogenase family protein — protein: MNSLPELGQTVLNFVNGQWEASESDKWIERFDPAENTILIGRAPDSTAVDTRRAIEAAAAAFADWRNLGGAKRGRLLFDWLAWMDKHKDEFAYLLTREEGKILAESKGEVQRSLDILEFTAGLGRRMNGDVYQAEEREVFAYSMPQPLGVVGLISPWNFPIAIPMWKLAPALIAGNTCVLKPSPLTPMCAAAIVRGLEAVGIPKGVVNLIHGDSEPGAELIANEKVRGVSFTGSTKVGKIIAKSASERLLKLQLELGGKNPQIVLDDAEIDKAVGGVIAAGFGSTGQRCTATSRALIHEKIYDEFMSQLIDRANTLKIGAGVDPGVEMGPLVDARAVQGVNHFIDVGRNEGAKFCAGGKPLTENGLDKGYFFAPTIIEASQGMKITQEEIFGPVVAVIRIKDLEDAIQTANAVRYGLTSTIFTRDVGRVFKFAERADVGIIHVNRPGVGGYSHAPFGGIKDSGYGGREVGDEVLNFYTETKMVYVNYK